Proteins found in one Miscanthus floridulus cultivar M001 chromosome 4, ASM1932011v1, whole genome shotgun sequence genomic segment:
- the LOC136550324 gene encoding uncharacterized protein: protein MATELDVGKSRRFDIAMSRRTRRSTSLVACFQDQYTLSLAQHRHQELKAFLQCQDEELKAVQQCEDAEQKTLCSNEDQETKTPQVPLQYEDDEQKTPEQYEDEQKKESQQYPDEEQEIPDPYQDDEKKPDQYLDEEKTPEQYQDEDEQYQEQELVTPNLPEEDEKETASEQFQNVELVTPKLPEEDEKETASERFQDEEHLVTPNLPEEIEKETAPGRFQDEEPKDLQQHQEADEQESQSEDEEEQKSQQERHDIQQKAPEQFQALKKVATPPRLVDNVPRFSLQELIQQKQLPTGEAMPTSKLGNRGESVLADHKVSGSGAAAGGTTLAMVIKRPEGGKKSMGMIRRCVKALNQMIKAKHGSKKNLHF, encoded by the coding sequence ATGGCCACCGAACTAGATGTGGGCAAGTCTCGCCGCTTCGACATTGCCATGTCGAGGCGAACTCGGCGATCGACAAGCCTGGTAGCCTGCTTTCAAGATCAGTATACATTATCCCTAGCACAGCATCGCCACCAAGAGCTGAAGGCATTTCTGCAATGCCAAGATGAAGAGCTGAAGGCAGTCCAGCAATGTGAGGATGCGGAGCAGAAGACGCTGTGTTCGAATGAAGATCAGGAGACGAAGACTCCACAAGTACCACTGCAGTATGAAGATGATGAGCAAAAGACGCCAGAGCAATATGAAGATGAGCAGAAGAAGGAATCACAGCAATATCCAGACGAAGAGCAGGAGATACCAGATCCATATCaagatgatgagaagaaaccggACCAGTATCTAGACGAAGAGAAGACGCCAGAGCAgtatcaagatgaagatgaacaaTACCAAGAACAGGAGTTGGTGACACCAAACCTacctgaagaagatgagaagGAGACTGCATCAGAGCAATTCCAGAACGTGGAGCTGGTGACACCAAAACTacctgaagaagatgagaagGAGACTGCATCAGAGCGATTCCAAGACGAGGAGCACCTGGTGACACCCAACCTACCTGAAGAAATTGAGAAGGAGACTGCACCTGGGCGATTCCAAGACGAGGAGCCGAAGGACCTTCAACAACATCAAGAGGCAGATGAGCAGGAGTCACAATCTGAAGATGAGGAGGAGCAGAAGTCTCAGCAGGAACGCCATGACATTCAGCAGAAGGCGCCAGAGCAATTCCAGGCATTGAAGAAGGTAGCCACGCCACCACGTCTTGTGGACAACGTGCCCCGGTTCTCCCTTCAGGAGCTTATACAACAGAAGCAGCTTCCAACCGGCGAGGCAATGCCTACCAGCAAGCTAGGCAACCGTGGAGAGAGTGTCCTTGCTGATCACAAGGTTTCAGGatcaggagcagcagcaggcggcaCGACGCTGGCCATGGTGATAAAGCGACCCGAGGGAGGGAAGAAATCGATGGGGATGATACGCCGGTGCGTGAAGGCCCTGAACCAGATGATCAAGGCCAAGCACGGGTCCAAGAAGAACTTGCATTTCTAG